The region GGCCCCGCGCCGCTCGGTCCGCCCGGACTGGGCAGCGGCATCCTCAACGAGCGCTCGGGCGGGGCCAACCCCGGCGGCGTGACCAGCCAGTTCCAGGCCCCGAAGTCGGTCACGCCGCAGCACGGCATGATCGGCGCGGCCCCGATGGCCGCACCGCCGCCCGTCGCGTCCACCCCCGGTGGAGGTGGCAACGAGCGGAGCCGGCCGGGGTACCTGGAGGACGACGACAACGTGTTCGGCGTCGACCGCAAGGCAGCACCGCCGGTGATCGGCCTGTGACCGAGCGCGTCTTCCGGCTCAGCGCACTGGAGTTCTTCCTGCTCTGGCAGGCGGTCCACCGCGACGCCCACCCGGTCCCGCTCGGCACCAGGCACTACGGCCACACCCAGCAGGAGCGGGCGCGGTTGATCGAGACCGCGTCCCGCGACCTGTTCGCCCGCGGGCTGGGCACCGTGCAGCGGCCCGACGAGGAGCTGTACGGGGTCCTGCGCGGCCTGGCCGAGTTCGAGGTCGGCCTGGAGGTCGTGTTCACCATCAACGGCGAGCAGGCCCGCGGCCTGGCCACGGCCGCGTGGCACGGCGCGTTCGCGGGCCGGCTCGGCGACCAGGTGCAGGTCACCGGCTTCCGGCCGACCGCGCTGGCCTCGCGGACCGTGTCGACGCTGCCCGCCGCGCCGCCCGGCGGCGGCCGCTCGGTCAACGTCCGCTGGGAGGACTACCTGGCGGCGGGCCGGGCCGGCGTCGACGACGGCACCGAGGGCTTCCTCGACGTGCTGCGCGGCGTCGGGATGCGCGAGCCCGAGGCGAACACCCTGATGCGCGCCGTCACCACCCGCACCGGCGGCGGCCAGGTGGGCGTCATCGCCCGCAACCGGGCCGGCTACCTGCACCCGACGGGTGACGCCATCTCGTGGCTGGACACCGCCGACGGCCGGTACCTGGTGCGCCGCAACGACGCCTGGCTGGTGATCGCGCCGACCGACGCGGCCCGGCTGACCTCGGCCGTGGACGAGCTCGTGGCGATGGCGGGCCGCAAGCAGTAGTGGCGTCAGTAGTGGCGTCCGACTATCGGACCACCGATAATGTGTGGTTGGCGACTGTGGTTCCGCGCGCTCCGATGAGCTAGGAACGCAGGTATGACCGACACGCGTGCCGGCACCGTCGCCGGCGAGGCAGAGCTGCTGTGGCGTCCGCGCCCCGACCGGGTCGCCGACAGCCACCTGGCCGCGTTCCGCTCGTGGCTCGCCGCCGAGAAGGGCCTCGCCTTCACCGACTACCCCGAGCTGTGGGAGTGGTCGGTCACCGAGCTGGAAGCCTTCTGGGGTGCCGTCGCCGAGTACTTCGAGGTGGTGTTCCACAGCGAGCCCACCGCCGTGCTCACCGAGCGGGTGATGCCCGGCGCGCAGTGGTTCCCCGGTGCCACGCTCAACTACGCCGAGCACGCGCTGCGCCGGGACAGCGACGACCTGGCCGTGGTGTTCCACCGTGAGGACGGCCTGTCCTCGCAGCTCACCTACCGGCAGCTGCGGCGTCGCGTGGCCGCCGTGCGGGCCGGGCTGGTGGCGTCGGGGGTGCGGCGCGGCGACCGGGTCGTGGCGCTGGTGCCGAACTCGCCGGAGGCCCTGGTCGCGTTCCTGGCGGCGGCGTCGCTGGGGGCGGTGTGGTCGTCGTGCTCGCCGGACTTCGGCGCGCGGGCCATCGCCGACCGGTTCACCCAGATCGAGCCGACCGTGCTGATCGCCGTCGACGGGTACCGGTACAACGGGCGCGGGTTCGACGTGCGGCCGACCGTCGAGCAGCTGCGGTCGGCGATCCCGTCGCTCAAGGCCACCGTCCTCATCGACTACCTGGGCGGCACGCTGCCCGGCACGGTCGCCTGGGACGCGCTGCTGGCCGAGCACGCCGACGCCGAGCTGACCTTCGAGCCGGTCCCGTTCGACCACCCGCTGTGGGTCCTGTACTCGTCGGGGACCACCGGTCTGCCCAAGGGGATCGTGCAGGGGCACGGCGGGATCGTGCTGGAACACCTGAAGATGCTCGCCCTGCACAGCGACCTGGGGCCGGGGGACAAGTTCTTCTGGTTCACCACGACCGGCTGGATGATGTGGAACTTCCTGGTGTCCGGGTTGCTGGTCGGCACCACGATCGTCCTGTTCGACGGCAGCCCCGCGCACCCCGACCTGTCGGTGCTGTGGCACCTGGCGGAGCAGCACCGGGTGACGTACTTCGGGACGTCCGCGCCGTACATCCAGTCGTGCCTCAAAGAGGGCCTGAAGCCCGCGGAGCGCTACGACCTCACCGCGCTGCGGGTGGTGGGCTCGACCGGGGCCCCGCTGACGCCCGAGGGCTTCCGGTGGATCGCCGACGCCATCGGCGAAGACGTACAGATCGCGTCCGTGTCCGGCGGGACGGACCTGTGCACGGCGTTCGTGGCGGCGTCCCCGGACCGCCCGGTGTGGCTGGGCGAACTCTCCTGCCGGGCCCTGGGCGCGTCGGTGCACGCGTACGACGAGCAGGGGACACCGGTCGTGGACCAGGTGGGGGAGCTGGTGATCACCGAGCCCATGCCGTCCATGCCGGTCTTCTTCTGGGGCGACGAGGACGGCGCGAAGCTCCACGAGGCGTACTTCGGCACGTACCCCGGCGTGTGGCGGCACGGCGACTGGATCCGCATCACGCCAAGGGGTTCGGCGGTCATCTACGGCCGCAGCGACTCCACCCTGAACCGCGGCGGTGTCCGCATGGGCACCAGCGAGTTCTACCGCGTGGTGGAGGGCTTGGAAGGCGTGGCCGACTCGCTGGTGATCGACACGTCCGGCGCGGGCCGGACCGACGGCGAACTCCTGTGCTTCCTGGTGTTGGCGGAAGGGGTGGCGTTGGCGGACCTGGAACCGACCCTGAAGAAGGAACTCAGGACGAACCTGTCCCCGAGACACGTCCCGGACCGGTTCGTGGCCGTGG is a window of Saccharothrix espanaensis DSM 44229 DNA encoding:
- a CDS encoding acetoacetate--CoA ligase; its protein translation is MTDTRAGTVAGEAELLWRPRPDRVADSHLAAFRSWLAAEKGLAFTDYPELWEWSVTELEAFWGAVAEYFEVVFHSEPTAVLTERVMPGAQWFPGATLNYAEHALRRDSDDLAVVFHREDGLSSQLTYRQLRRRVAAVRAGLVASGVRRGDRVVALVPNSPEALVAFLAAASLGAVWSSCSPDFGARAIADRFTQIEPTVLIAVDGYRYNGRGFDVRPTVEQLRSAIPSLKATVLIDYLGGTLPGTVAWDALLAEHADAELTFEPVPFDHPLWVLYSSGTTGLPKGIVQGHGGIVLEHLKMLALHSDLGPGDKFFWFTTTGWMMWNFLVSGLLVGTTIVLFDGSPAHPDLSVLWHLAEQHRVTYFGTSAPYIQSCLKEGLKPAERYDLTALRVVGSTGAPLTPEGFRWIADAIGEDVQIASVSGGTDLCTAFVAASPDRPVWLGELSCRALGASVHAYDEQGTPVVDQVGELVITEPMPSMPVFFWGDEDGAKLHEAYFGTYPGVWRHGDWIRITPRGSAVIYGRSDSTLNRGGVRMGTSEFYRVVEGLEGVADSLVIDTSGAGRTDGELLCFLVLAEGVALADLEPTLKKELRTNLSPRHVPDRFVAVAEIPRTLNGKKCEVPVKKILAGTPPDQAVSRDALRNPDALTPFLTLATT
- a CDS encoding ESX secretion-associated protein EspG; this encodes MTERVFRLSALEFFLLWQAVHRDAHPVPLGTRHYGHTQQERARLIETASRDLFARGLGTVQRPDEELYGVLRGLAEFEVGLEVVFTINGEQARGLATAAWHGAFAGRLGDQVQVTGFRPTALASRTVSTLPAAPPGGGRSVNVRWEDYLAAGRAGVDDGTEGFLDVLRGVGMREPEANTLMRAVTTRTGGGQVGVIARNRAGYLHPTGDAISWLDTADGRYLVRRNDAWLVIAPTDAARLTSAVDELVAMAGRKQ